From Halococcus saccharolyticus DSM 5350, the proteins below share one genomic window:
- a CDS encoding DUF7521 family protein has protein sequence MSVRNILSIERMSRLSHSLFVTNMDYTLVLESGLTAIGFAVIVYSLYAE, from the coding sequence ATGTCGGTCCGCAATATACTGTCGATCGAGAGGATGTCCCGCTTATCTCACTCACTATTTGTGACGAATATGGACTATACGCTCGTACTCGAAAGTGGATTGACCGCGATCGGTTTCGCCGTTATTGTGTATTCATTGTATGCAGAGTAA
- a CDS encoding universal stress protein — protein MYDRVLLATDGTVASENATSHAIDLTVAHDANLHALYVVDESVYTAYSGDEYVDSAEGPEHGLTEHGRETLETIRTDTDDRGIEVVTAMQHGDPVERITNYADEHDVSLIVLGTKHRSAEYRALLGSVTDRVLRLTGRPALVVKTEPNS, from the coding sequence ATGTACGACCGAGTCTTGCTCGCGACCGATGGTACCGTTGCTTCAGAAAACGCAACCTCTCATGCCATCGACCTCACTGTGGCCCACGACGCCAACTTACACGCCCTGTATGTGGTCGACGAGAGCGTATATACGGCGTATAGCGGCGACGAGTATGTCGACTCGGCAGAGGGACCCGAACACGGTCTCACCGAACATGGACGGGAGACACTCGAAACGATACGTACCGACACCGATGACCGCGGTATCGAAGTCGTCACGGCCATGCAACACGGCGACCCCGTTGAGAGGATCACCAACTATGCTGACGAGCATGACGTGAGTCTGATCGTCCTCGGGACGAAACATCGCTCGGCAGAGTATCGAGCGCTTCTGGGAAGCGTCACCGACCGTGTTCTCAGATTGACGGGTCGACCTGCGCTCGTCGTGAAGACCGAGCCGAACAGTTAG